A genome region from Eremothecium cymbalariae DBVPG#7215 chromosome 4, complete sequence includes the following:
- the MSS4 gene encoding 1-phosphatidylinositol-4-phosphate 5-kinase (similar to Ashbya gossypii AGL096W), with protein MQAHVQAHVQVMGTDRRAVKGPESLRSANHLSGSSSPTSVESIGTPLKQMQGGGGVVGPVHSDDKAAVVVAVREDGAGYPIHERASLVEKGPYIEDLEDEKVLLNRTLSGRRALKSRRAAGQEAVKMPAPPRESQKHARIFPVEAHENRSRISSDVGGASVASVAAAATTIASADAGAGSVATATAAAATAAALRRRSSVFLNDGTIKASESATAEIKKMRESLLIKREMKRKQKHFLDDDRVLVGNKVSEGHVNFIIAYNMLTGIRVAVSRCSGIMKPLTPRNFHQTKKLAFDYHGNELTPSSQYAFKFKDYCPEVFRELRARFGLDPADYLMSLTSKYILSELNSPGKSGSFFYFSRDYKYIIKTIHHSEHKHLRRVLKDYYYHVRDNPDTLVCQFYGLHRVKMPISFKNKVKNRRIYFIVMNNLFPPHLEMHTTFDLKGSTLGRYTDVSKVDEDVRPVLKDLNWLEQQLNIQFGPFKGRKFLTQLKKDVEFLSRLNIMDYSLLLGIHDINAAAASGDDIPAMIPESSGKFATKLPNNTNNTITKAVGGHYFQRDEGGIRASDSENRDLNIIYYVGIIDCLTNYSLLKKLETFWRGLSHDLYAVSAIPPNDYALRFYKFIEESVTRDKPHTKNE; from the coding sequence ATGCAGGCGCATGTACAGGCGCATGTACAGGTTATGGGAACTGATAGGAGGGCGGTAAAGGGGCCGGAGTCTCTGCGATCTGCCAATCACCTTTCGGGGTCGTCATCGCCGACGTCAGTGGAGTCGATTGGTACGCCGCTGAAACAGATGCAAGGAGGCGGTGGGGTGGTTGGGCCGGTGCACAGTGATGATAAAGCGGCGGTTGTGGTGGCGGTTCGTGAAGATGGGGCAGGGTATCCGATTCATGAACGGGCGAGTTTGGTTGAGAAGGGCCCgtatattgaagatttggagGACGAGAAAGTACTGCTGAACCGCACACTGAGTGGTCGGCGCGCACTCAAGTCGCGGCGGGCAGCGGGTCAAGAGGCGGTTAAGATGCCTGCACCTCCGCGGGAGTCGCAGAAGCACGCACGGATCTTCCCCGTGGAAGCGCACGAGAATAGGTCTAGGATTTCCAGCGATGTTGGTGGCGCCAGCGTGGCCAGCGTGGCTGCCGCTGCTACTACGATCGCTAGTGCAGACGCTGGTGCTGGGTCGGTCGCTACGGCTACGGCTGCCGCTGCCACAGCAGCTGCACTGCGCCGACGGTCCTCCGTTTTTCTGAACGATGGGACCATCAAGGCATCTGAATCAGCTACGGCAGAGATCAAGAAGATGCGTGAATCTTTGTTAATCAAGAGGGAGATGAAGCGCAAACAAAAGCATTTTCTAGATGATGATCGTGTGCTTGTCGGTAACAAAGTCAGCGAGGGCCACGTCAACTTTATTATCGCGTACAACATGCTCACGGGTATCCGCGTCGCCGTTTCGCGGTGTTCGGGCATCATGAAGCCGTTAACACCCAGGAACTTCCATCAAACTAAAAAACTTGCATTTGATTACCACGGTAACGAGTTGACGCCGAGCTCACAGTACGCCTTCAAGTTTAAGGACTACTGCCCTGAAGTATTTAGAGAACTTCGGGCTCGGTTCGGACTGGATCCAGCCGATTACTTGATGTCATTGACTTCCAAGTATATTCTAAGCGAGTTGAACTCACCGGGTAAATCAGGATCCTTCTTCTACTTTTCCAGAGACTAtaagtatattattaagaCGATCCATCATTCCGAGCATAAACATTTGAGACGCGTGTTGAAAGACTACTACTATCACGTAAGAGACAACCCAGATACTCTTGTTTGTCAGTTTTATGGACTACATCGGGTTAAAATGccaatttcttttaaaaataaagttaaaaataGAAGAATATACTTCATTGTGATGAATAATTTATTCCCTCCACATTTGGAAATGCATACCACGTTTGATTTAAAGGGTTCTACACTGGGTCGGTACACTGATGTTTCCAAAGTTGACGAAGACGTCCGCCCTGTACTAAAGGATTTAAATTGGTTGGAACAACAACTGAATATTCAGTTTGGTCCTTTCAAAGGACGTAAATTTCTCACccagttgaagaaggatgTCGAATTCCTCTCACGCTTAAATATCATGGATTATTCTTTGTTATTAGGAATTCATGACATTAacgcagcagcagccagTGGTGATGATATACCTGCGATGATACCGGAGTCATCAGGAAAATTTGCCACCAAACTCCCTAATAACACTAATAACACCATCACAAAGGCTGTAGGCGGCCATTACTTCCAGAGGGACGAAGGTGGTATACGGGCTTCCGACTCGGAAAACAGAGACCTAAACATAATATACTACGTCGGTATCATTGACTGTCTAACCAACTActctcttttgaaaaaattagaAACCTTTTGGAGGGGGCTAAGTCACGATCTGTATGCGGTAAGTGCTATTCCGCCCAACGACTACGCCTTAAGGTTTTATAAATTCATAGAAGAATCTGTCACTAGAGACAAACCACACACTAAGAATGAATAG